The following proteins are co-located in the Calliphora vicina chromosome 2, idCalVici1.1, whole genome shotgun sequence genome:
- the MFS3 gene encoding sialin, which yields MAEEVPAKGSILGKCLPARYILAILGSIGMAIIYGLKVNLSVAMVAMLNHTAVGHGSHGGGHGGNVSTTVSEHEICEAPGGATNATKSQDGPFAWSEPLQGTLLSCYFWGYLVSQMPSARIAENFSAKWVMCFSVAINVVCTLLTPVMTELHYVGLIIMRVLEGVGGGATFPAMHCMIAAWSPPNERSVMSTIIYVGTSFGTAISILLAGVLSGSYGWESVFYVMGGLSCLWMFLWVVLVQDNPNKQRFISIEERQMINASLGQETEQAPVKEEHPPVPWKKVLTSVPFWAILIAHCCSNWGWYMFLIEIPFYMKQVLAFNVSTNAALSALPYFPMLIFSIILGKTLDTLKAKKKITTTIARKTATSICTIIPAICLLSLCYIGCKHTAAVVIMTIGIIAMGGMFSGFLSNHIDIAPNYAGTLVAITNTAATLPGIIVPLFVGFITKGNQNIGAWRIIFFVTIVLFIIEFLVFVIFGSGEEQPWNKMPQKSDPEQVQQDENTPLKGLNKTSAS from the exons aATGTCTACCAGCACGTTatattttggccattttgggtTCAATTGGTATGGCCATTATTTATGGCTTGAAAGTAAATCTTAGTGTTGCTATGGTTGCCATGTTAAATCACACTGCTGTCGGACATGGTTCTCATGGTGGAGGTCATGGTGGAAATGTCAGCACAACAGTTTCGGAGCATGAAATTTGTGAGGCACCAGGCGGTGCCACAAATGCAACCAAAAGTCAG gATGGTCCCTTTGCATGGAGTGAACCTTTGCAGGGTACTTTGCTGAGTTGCTACTTCTGGGGTTACTTGGTTTCACAAATGCCCAGTGCACGTATAGCTGAAAATTTCTCCGCCAAATGGGTCATGTGCTTTTCCGTGGCTATTAATGTTGTGTGTACTTTATTGACTCCAGTTATGACCGAATTACATTATGTTGGTTTGATTATAATGCGTGTGCTGGAGGGTGTTGGTGGTGGTGCCACATTCCCCGCTATGCATTGTATGATTGCAGCCTGGTCACCACCCAATGAAAGATCTGTAATGTCCACCATTATTTATGTGGGTACATCGTTCGGTACGGCTATTTCCATACTTTTGGCTGGTGTATTGTCCGGTAGTTACGGTTGGGAATCTGTCTTCTATGTTATGGGTGGCCTAAGTTGTCTTTGGATGTTCTTGTGGGTAGTTTTGGTACAAGATAATCCCAATAAACAAAGATTTATCAGCATTGAAGAAAGACAAATGATTAACGCATCCTTGGGTCAAGAAACTGAACAGGCTCCTGTTAAGGAAGAACATCCACCCGTGCCATGGAAGAAGGTGTTGACATCGGTTCCATTCTGGGCTATTTTGATTGCCCATTGCTGCAGCAACTGGGGCTGGTACATGTTCCTCATTGAGATTCCCTTCTACATGAAACAAGTGTTGGCCTTTAATGTCTCCACCAATGCTGCTCTCAGTGCTTTACCCTATTTCCCCATGTTGATCTTCAGTATTATTTTGGGCAAAACTCTTGATACTCTCAAAGCCAAAA aaaaaatcaCCACCACCATTGCTCGTAAAACTGCCACTTCCATATGCACCATCATTCCGGCCATTTGTCTATTGAGTTTATGTTACATCGGCTGCAAACACACGGCCGCTGTCGTTATTATGACCATTGGCATCATAGCTATGGGTGGTATGTTCTCCGGCTTCCTCTCCAATCACATCGATATTGCTCCCAACTATGCCGGTACTCTGGTGGCCATAACCAATACCGCTGCCACTTTGCCTGGTATTATTGTGCCCTTGTTTGTGGGTTTCATTACCAAAGGAAAT CAAAACATTGGCGCCTGGCgtattattttctttgtaaCCATAGTCTTGTTCATTATCGAATTCTTGGTATTTGTCATCTTTGGCTCGGGCGAAGAACAACCCTGGAACAAAATGCCCCAAAAATCGGATCCAGAACAAGTTCAACAAGATGAAAATACCCCCTTAAAAGGCCTAAACAAAACTAGTGCTTCTTAA
- the l(2)10685 gene encoding 5-methylcytosine rRNA methyltransferase NSUN4: MLKSRNFWSIQQRWKSGKTRWSIQQRKKTNTGRALESFDDFYGSVFGIRWKNMRAAMLTEHKYMAMVNNFGDTEKTCSRLEMDGAINVKSLVNLAKERLEGKQTLGLHKNIYELGDKMDSITRKQKEKEIQSLYPDNESQLPDDIEYKDVRDLDEKEPVAEDDEPSVNPVLVHDVCIDEKRMVDPGVNTGGLYEFVPATKIKGMEDWIPESEHYRYYQTTADFPLNIEPETDFIFPEHLSLYTYEMGNCSEFRRPNKCLTGVLSHYLLDGASVLPPLLLDVKLGERVLDACAAPGGKSLLMLQTLHPEQLVCNDVMESRVNRVRKVMKEYLFDYEERWEGQRLVLNQCDARNLDEYGSYDKILVDVPCTTDRHSLMENDNNIFKPTRIKERLRIPELQAGILENCLRLLKPGGSLVYSTCSLSPVQNDGVVHMALQKVFHEHGLTCTIKDLSNIVSLFSDIYKFEYPKSLKYGQMVLPYLPANFGPMYFSKITRNE; encoded by the exons atgttaaaatcacGCAATTTTTGGTCAATACAACAGCGATGGAAAAGTGGCAAGACACGTTGGTCTATACAACAaaggaaaaaaacaaataccGGTAGAGCTCTCGAAAGTTTCGACGATTTCTATGGCTCAGTATTTGGTATAAGGTGGAAGAATATGAGAGCAGCTATGTTGACCGAACACAAATATATGGCCATGGTAAATAATTTTGGTGATACAGAAAAGACTTGCAGTCGTTTGGAAATGGATG GTGCTATAAATGTTAAATCATTAGTAAACTTGGCCAAGGAGCGCTTAGAAGGTAAACAAACACTTGGTTTGCACAAAAACATTTACGAATTGGGCGACAAAATGGATTCAATTACCAGAAAACAAAAGGAAAAAGAAATACAGTCTTTGTATCCAGACAATGAAAGTCAACTGCCCGATGACATAGAATATAAAGATGTAAGAGATTTAGATGAAAAGGAACCCGTTGCGGAAGATGATGAACCAAGTGTAAATCCGGTTTTGGTACATGACGTGTGTATCGATGAAAAACGAATGGTAGATCCTGGTGTTAATACGGGCGGTCTTTACGAATTTGTGCCGGCTACAAAAATAAAGGGCATGGAAGACTGGATACCAGAATCAGAACATTATAGATATTACCAAACGACTGCAGATTTCCCTTTGAACATAGAGCCTGAAACTGATTTTATATTTCCCGAACACCTGTCTTTATATACGTATGAAATGGGTAACTGCTCAGAATTTAGGCGACCCAATAAATGTTTAACAG GTGTTCTTTCACATTATTTACTTGATGGTGCTTCCGTTTTGCCACCATTGCTATTAGATGTTAAACTAGGTGAACGTGTACTTGATGCATGTGCTGCTCCGGGTGGTAAATCTTTATTAATGTTACAAACGTTACATCCCGAGCAGTTGGTGTGTAATGATGTAATGGAGTCGCGTGTAAATCGTGTACGAAAAGTTATGAAAGAATATTTATTCGATTATGAGGAACGTTGGGAAGGTCAACGTTTAGTGCTTAACCAATGTGATGCTCGTAATTTAGATGAGTATGGCTCTTATGATAAGATCTTGGTAGATGTACCCTGCACCACAGATCGCCACTCTCTGATGGAAAACGACAATAATATCTTTAAGCCCACTCGCATTAAGGAAAGATTAAGGATACCCGAACTGCAAGCGGGTATTTTGGAGAATTGTTTACGTTTATTGAAACCTGGAGGAAGTTTAGTTTATTCCACATGCTCCTTATCACCCGTACAAAATGATGGCGTTGTTCATATGGCTTTGCAAAAAGTATTTCACGAACACGGCTTAACATGTACTATTAAGGATTTAAGCAACATTGTATCTCTGTTCAGTGATATCTATAAATTTGAATAtccaaaaagtttaaaatatggTCAAATGGTTTTACCATATTTGCCAGCCAACTTTGGACCCatgtattttagtaaaataacacgaaatgaatga
- the Tfb4 gene encoding general transcription factor IIH subunit 3, giving the protein MDKPVVETEDLNSVSLLVIVVDTNPSQRIVRQNPENLSQCLDAIVAFGNAHLMQKAQNKLAVISCHHHATDFLYPMPVKQLEVRQVDGQYEAFSLVEKTVKQRLSHIITNAPKISQSTESLLAGSMSMALCYISRIQRNGAAGVKIHSRILVLTGSNECASQYMTYMNVFFTAQKLGIVLDVCALDKSLSLLQQGCDITGGQYLRLTQLDGLLQYLLWVFLPDPQMRQKLVLPPPTKVDYRAACFCHRELIDIGYVCSVCLSIFCKFSPICTTCHTVFKVPGPLPTKPKKKKKV; this is encoded by the exons ATGGATAAGCCGGTTGTGGAAACTGaag ATCTTAATAGTGTAAGTTTGTTGGTGATAGTTGTGGACACAAATCCCTCACAACGTATAGTGCGCCAGAATCCCGAAAACTTGTCACAATGTCTGGATGCCATAGTTGCGTTTGGCAATGCGCATTTGATGCAAAAGGCTCAAAATAAATTGGCGGTAATATCCTGTCATCATCATGCAAC CGATTTTCTATATCCCATGCCCGTAAAACAATTGGAAGTGCGTCAGGTGGATGGTCAATATGAGGCATTTAGTTTGGTGGAGAAAACAGTCAAACAACGTCTAAGTCACATCATAACAAATGCTCCCAAGATTAGTCAATCCACCGAAAGTCTGTTAGCTGGCAGCATGTCCATGGCTTTGTGTTATATATCAAGG ATCCAACGCAATGGTGCTGCTGGAGTAAAAATCCATTCTCGCATTTTAGTGTTGACGGGCAGCAACGAATGTGCTTCGCAATACATGACCTATATGAATGTCTTCTTTACCGCTCAAAAACTAGGCATAGTTCTTGATGTTTGCGCCCTCGACAAATCTTTGAGTTTATTGCAGCAGGGCTGCGATATTACTGGTGGTCAGTATTTACGCTTGACCCAGTTAGATGGTTTGCTACAGTATCTGTTATGGGTATTTTTACCGGATCCCCAAATGAGACAAAAATTAGTATTACCGCCGCCCACTAAAGTAGATTATAGAGCTGCCTGCTTTTGTCATCGAGAGTTAATAGATATTGGCTATGTCTGTTCCGTGTGTTTATCAA ttttctgcAAGTTTAGTCCAATTTGTACAACCTGTCA tactgTTTTTAAAGTTCCTGGTCCACTGCCTACAAAAcccaaaaagaagaaaaaagtcTAA
- the Vps29 gene encoding vacuolar protein sorting-associated protein 29, whose product MLVLVLGDLHIPHRCSSLPAKFKKLLVPGRIHHILVTGNLCTKESHDYLKTLANDVHIVRGDFDDNLSYPEQKVVTVGQFRIGLCHGHQVVPRGDPEALALVQRQLDVDILITGHTHKFEAYEHGNKFYINPGSATGAFNPLDTNVVPSFVLMDIQSSTVVTYVYQLIGDEVKVERIEYKKI is encoded by the coding sequence ATGCTTGTCTTAGTATTGGGTGATTTGCATATACCCCACCGTTGCAGTAGTTTGCCAGCTAAATTTAAGAAACTGCTGGTACCCGGACGTATTCATCATATTTTGGTTACAGGCAATTTATGCACAAAAGAGTCTCATGATTATCTGAAAACGTTGGCCAACGATGTTCACATTGTACGTGGTGACTTTGATGACAATCTCTCGTATCCCGAACAAAAGGTAGTGACTGTTGGTCAGTTTCGCATTGGCCTGTGCCACGGTCATCAGGTGGTGCCGAGAGGAGATCCCGAAGCATTGGCCTTAGTGCAACGCCAGTTGGATGTGGATATTTTAATAACAGGACACACTCATAAATTTGAGGCCTACGAGCATGgcaataagttttatataaatcccGGCTCAGCTACGGGAGCATTCAATCCTTTGGATACCAATGTTGTGCCATCGTTCGTATTGATGGACATACAAAGTTCGACGGTTGTAACTTATGTTTATCAATTAATTGGTGATGAAGTCAAGGTAGAACGTATcgaatataagaaaatttaa
- the capt gene encoding adenylyl cyclase-associated protein 1 isoform X1, with protein sequence MFSCCRANPKNSKKSKKLNEDNAKEQEISQLNDASTKSDNKKLIIPTITIENGKTTTDNVSNNEQQQNGIDTVVECVNKEIDKLSENENVTTAIATEAIEKSLKETETVNAQTTTTTTTTAIEKEEAASVAVITRTAETTDCDPDLKSSVADNLEHLVNRLEKLVERLERSISARELEIANRTFDSVLEKKRASFDLETTELPPVPVENLSVSEQTVKLNQRIERIEESLGKINERHSLSSRSDSLVHNQHNQLPRDNSLEDIPTVLDDFSSLPPPPPPLELNMSVLGFQDIMAGPLSQYLALSAKIGGDVAKHADFVKKAFDAQLQYVTLATQCSQPNQSKQMELLKPTSDQITAIQDFREKNRASQFFNHLSAISESIPALGWVCVSPTPGPHVKEMNDAGQFYTNRVLKEWKEKDTKHVEWARAWVQTLTELQQYIKQYHTTGLVWSGKGAAPASGAAPPPPPMGGCPPPPPPPTFDMSNMNLGEGPDERSALFAEINQGENITKNLKKVTADMQTHKNPTLRTGPAPFKTPTQFGSTSQSAGPVVKDPVFARDGKKWLIEYQKNNNSLLVDNAEMNNVVYMFRCEGSVLTVKGKVNNVVLDSCKKCSLVFDSVVASIEFVNCQSVQMQVLGFVPTIIIDKTDGCQMYLSKESLGVEVVSSKSSEMNVMLPEDSGDYTELPVPEQYKTTIAGKTLKTVCVDSLG encoded by the exons atgttttcgtgTTGTCGCGCAAAtcctaaaaattccaaaaaatcgaaaaaactaAACGAAGATAACGCGAAAGAACAAGAAATAAGTCAGCTAAATGATGCATCGACAAAAAGTGATAATAAAAAGCTTATAATACCAACGATTACCATAGAAAATGGTAAAACCACGACAGATAATGTTTCAAATaacgaacaacaacaaaacggTATTGACACAGTAGTAGAATGTGTCAATAAAGAAATAGATAAATTAAGTGAAAATGAAAATGTAACGACAGCTATTGCAACGGAAGCAATTGAAAAATCCCTAAAGGAAACGGAAACCGTTAAtgcacaaacaacaacaacaacgactacGACAGCGATTGAAAAAGAGGAAGCAGCATCTGTGGCCGTTATTACTAGGACAGCGGAAACAACtg ATTGTGATCCTGATTTGAAATCTTCCGTTGCGGATAATCTTGAACATTTGGTTAATCGCCTTGAGAAACTTGTAGAACGTTTGGAACGCTCTATTAGTGCTCGTGAATTGGAAATAGCCAATCGTACATTCGATAGTGTATTGGAGAAGAAGCGTGCTAGTTTCGATTTAGAGACAACTGAGCTGCCGCCAGTGCCCGTTGAAAATTTGTCGGTATCCGAGCAAACGGTAAAGCTTAATCAGCGTATTGAACGTATTGAAGAGTCACTGGGCAAGATCAACGAACGTCATAGTCTGAGCAGTCGCAGTGATAGCTTAGTACATAATCAACACAATCAGCTGCCAAGAGACAATAGTCTGGAAGATATTCCTACTGTATTAGACGATTTTTCATCTTTACCGCCACCACCTCCACCACTAGAACTCAATATGAGCGTTTTGGGTTTTCAAGATATTATGGCCGGTCCTTTGAGCCAATATTTAGCCTTGTCGGCTAAAATTGGCGGTGATGTGGCCAAACATGCCGATTTTGTTAAAAAGGCTTTTGA tgccCAACTTCAGTATGTGACTTTGGCCACCCAATGTTCTCAACCCAATCAAAGCAAGCAAATGGAATTGTTGAAACCCACATCGGATCAAATTACAGCCATACAAGACTTCCGTGAAAAGAATCGTGCTTCTcaatttttcaatcatttgtcAGCAATTAGTGAAAGTATCCCTGCTTTGGGTTGGGTGTGTGTG TCCCCTACACCTGGACCCCATGTTAAGGAAATGAATGACGCCGGTCAGTTCTATACCAACCGTGTATTGAAGGAATGGAAGGAAAAAGACACCAAACATGTGGAATGGGCCCGTGCCTGGGTACAGACTTTGACCGAATTGCAACAATACATCAAACAATATCATACCACTGGTTTAGTATGGTCTGGTAAGGGAGCTGCACCAGCAAGTGGTGCTGCCCCACCACCACCACCCATGGGTGGTTGTCCTCCTCCACCCCCACCACCAACATTCGATATGTCCAACATGAATTTGGGTGAGGGACCCGATGAACGTAGTGCTTTGTTTGCGGAAATCAATCAAGGCGAAAATATAACTAAAA ACTTGAAAAAAGTTACCGCTGATATGCAAACCCATAAAAATCCAACTTTACGCACCGGCCCCGCACCCTTCAAGACACCCACACAATTCGGTTCGACCAGCCAATCAGCAGGTCCCGTTGTTAAGGATCCAGTCTTTGCCCGCGATGGCAAGAAATGGCTTATTGAATAccagaaaaacaacaacagtttGTTGGTTGATAATGCTGAAATGAACAATGTTGTCTACATGTTCAGGTGTGAAGGTTCCGTTTTGACCGTAAAGGGCAAGGTTAACAACGTTGTGTTGGACTCCTGCAAGAAGTGCTCTTTGGTGTTTGACTCCGTGGTGGCCTCAATTGAATTTGTCAATTGTCAATCGGTCCAGATGCAAGTATTGGGTTTCGTGCCCACCATTATTATTGACAAAACCGATGGTTGCCAAATGTATTTGTCCAAGGAGTCGTTGGGCGTTGAAGTTGTTAGCTCTAAATCATCGGAAATGAATGTTATGTTGCCTGAAGACAGTGGAGATTAC aCTGAGTTGCCTGTGCCCGAACAATATAAGACCACTATTGCCGGCAAGACTTTAAAAACTGTCTGTGTTGACAGTCTTGGATAA
- the capt gene encoding adenylyl cyclase-associated protein 1 isoform X2, whose protein sequence is MGQTLSSCYGRTLIINDIKNCQNPDCDPDLKSSVADNLEHLVNRLEKLVERLERSISARELEIANRTFDSVLEKKRASFDLETTELPPVPVENLSVSEQTVKLNQRIERIEESLGKINERHSLSSRSDSLVHNQHNQLPRDNSLEDIPTVLDDFSSLPPPPPPLELNMSVLGFQDIMAGPLSQYLALSAKIGGDVAKHADFVKKAFDAQLQYVTLATQCSQPNQSKQMELLKPTSDQITAIQDFREKNRASQFFNHLSAISESIPALGWVCVSPTPGPHVKEMNDAGQFYTNRVLKEWKEKDTKHVEWARAWVQTLTELQQYIKQYHTTGLVWSGKGAAPASGAAPPPPPMGGCPPPPPPPTFDMSNMNLGEGPDERSALFAEINQGENITKNLKKVTADMQTHKNPTLRTGPAPFKTPTQFGSTSQSAGPVVKDPVFARDGKKWLIEYQKNNNSLLVDNAEMNNVVYMFRCEGSVLTVKGKVNNVVLDSCKKCSLVFDSVVASIEFVNCQSVQMQVLGFVPTIIIDKTDGCQMYLSKESLGVEVVSSKSSEMNVMLPEDSGDYTELPVPEQYKTTIAGKTLKTVCVDSLG, encoded by the exons ATGGGTCAAACACTTAGTTCATGTTATGGCCGTACTTTAATTATAAACGATATAAAAAACTGTCAAAATCCAg ATTGTGATCCTGATTTGAAATCTTCCGTTGCGGATAATCTTGAACATTTGGTTAATCGCCTTGAGAAACTTGTAGAACGTTTGGAACGCTCTATTAGTGCTCGTGAATTGGAAATAGCCAATCGTACATTCGATAGTGTATTGGAGAAGAAGCGTGCTAGTTTCGATTTAGAGACAACTGAGCTGCCGCCAGTGCCCGTTGAAAATTTGTCGGTATCCGAGCAAACGGTAAAGCTTAATCAGCGTATTGAACGTATTGAAGAGTCACTGGGCAAGATCAACGAACGTCATAGTCTGAGCAGTCGCAGTGATAGCTTAGTACATAATCAACACAATCAGCTGCCAAGAGACAATAGTCTGGAAGATATTCCTACTGTATTAGACGATTTTTCATCTTTACCGCCACCACCTCCACCACTAGAACTCAATATGAGCGTTTTGGGTTTTCAAGATATTATGGCCGGTCCTTTGAGCCAATATTTAGCCTTGTCGGCTAAAATTGGCGGTGATGTGGCCAAACATGCCGATTTTGTTAAAAAGGCTTTTGA tgccCAACTTCAGTATGTGACTTTGGCCACCCAATGTTCTCAACCCAATCAAAGCAAGCAAATGGAATTGTTGAAACCCACATCGGATCAAATTACAGCCATACAAGACTTCCGTGAAAAGAATCGTGCTTCTcaatttttcaatcatttgtcAGCAATTAGTGAAAGTATCCCTGCTTTGGGTTGGGTGTGTGTG TCCCCTACACCTGGACCCCATGTTAAGGAAATGAATGACGCCGGTCAGTTCTATACCAACCGTGTATTGAAGGAATGGAAGGAAAAAGACACCAAACATGTGGAATGGGCCCGTGCCTGGGTACAGACTTTGACCGAATTGCAACAATACATCAAACAATATCATACCACTGGTTTAGTATGGTCTGGTAAGGGAGCTGCACCAGCAAGTGGTGCTGCCCCACCACCACCACCCATGGGTGGTTGTCCTCCTCCACCCCCACCACCAACATTCGATATGTCCAACATGAATTTGGGTGAGGGACCCGATGAACGTAGTGCTTTGTTTGCGGAAATCAATCAAGGCGAAAATATAACTAAAA ACTTGAAAAAAGTTACCGCTGATATGCAAACCCATAAAAATCCAACTTTACGCACCGGCCCCGCACCCTTCAAGACACCCACACAATTCGGTTCGACCAGCCAATCAGCAGGTCCCGTTGTTAAGGATCCAGTCTTTGCCCGCGATGGCAAGAAATGGCTTATTGAATAccagaaaaacaacaacagtttGTTGGTTGATAATGCTGAAATGAACAATGTTGTCTACATGTTCAGGTGTGAAGGTTCCGTTTTGACCGTAAAGGGCAAGGTTAACAACGTTGTGTTGGACTCCTGCAAGAAGTGCTCTTTGGTGTTTGACTCCGTGGTGGCCTCAATTGAATTTGTCAATTGTCAATCGGTCCAGATGCAAGTATTGGGTTTCGTGCCCACCATTATTATTGACAAAACCGATGGTTGCCAAATGTATTTGTCCAAGGAGTCGTTGGGCGTTGAAGTTGTTAGCTCTAAATCATCGGAAATGAATGTTATGTTGCCTGAAGACAGTGGAGATTAC aCTGAGTTGCCTGTGCCCGAACAATATAAGACCACTATTGCCGGCAAGACTTTAAAAACTGTCTGTGTTGACAGTCTTGGATAA